DNA sequence from the Bacteroidota bacterium genome:
TCAACTATCCTGGCGGGGGCAGGTAATTTACCTGCTTTCAGGATGTTGGCAAGGTCTTTTGCTTCTTCTATGCTTCCTATACCGGTGATAGATGATCTTCCATTGGGGATCTCATCGTTAACATTCGGGTATGAATAAACATATCCGTCGAGAACGATGGCAACCTGCTTGCCGATATTCTCGCCGGTGATTCTCTTCCATACCCTGGCACCTTCCCCATTCATAGCCATGGTTACTTCTACCTGTCCGGTCTGGCTGTAATCCTGGCGTGCGTCTACAATCACATCTCCGCCAAGGGCTGCGCTATTGTTTCTACCGGTAGCTTTAAGGGCGACAAGTTCCAGGATATTGCTGCCTTCCTGGCGGGGTTTTACTGTCCAGGTCAACTTAAGATCGCGTGGAAAAATTGTGCGGGTTCTCTTAAGCATAGTATTGATACGGGCAGTATCCTTTATGGCTGCATAACCTACAGTGGCTGATTGTATAGGCCTGTTTTCCTGGTCGATATTAACCAGCAGAAAGGCAAACAGCGGGTTTTCCTTGGCATAGTCCTCAAAAGAGCGATCCTGGGCACTAAGAGAGGTGTCGCTTTCGATCTGGTCGAGCAGGCTGCTTCCGGCTGCAGTATCCTCTTCGGTAATGGTGGTTTCGGTAATCAGCGCGCCTCCCTCCGTATCAACGGTTTCTTCAGTGGTGAGGGTTTCTCTTTGATCGTTTTGTAAAGCTTCGATGTCTTCACCTTCCGGACGGTTTTCATTTGTAATTTCCTCGGTGCCCATGATGGTGCGGAGGCGTCGGTTGGATTCAACCAGGTAATTTATAACTTCCGGCAAATCATACGTTTCCCAGAACTCCAGTTTTGCTGTTCCCTGCAAAAGTTTCCTGACACGGGCGGGGTCTTTGATACCAGGTAACTCAACCAGGATACGCCCTGATGTAGCCAGTTTCTGAATATTAGGCTGGGTTACCCCAAAACGGTCGATACGGGTACGAAGAATATTGAAAGAACGGTCTATAGCTCCTTCCGTCTCTTCCCGGATCACATCCAGTACTTCAGCATTGGTCGAATTATAAGAGATCTTATCTTTTAATTCTACGATGTTAAATACAGCCGCCATGCTTTCGGTAGGTGCTACTTCATCCCAGGTTTCACCGAAAAGAGACACAAAATCCTTGGTGCTGCTGCGTTGTTTATAGTAAGTGCGGTTCAGAACTTCCACAAAGGTTGGATTTTGGCTGTAACCGGAAAGGGCATTGACGATGTCGCCAACATTGATTTCCATGGTCACGTTCATACCCCCCTTGAGGTCAAGACCCAGGTTGATCTCTCTTTCCTTGGTTTCCTGATATGTGTATTCCCTGAGCAGGATGTCATAAACAACCTGATTCGACATGGAGTCGAGGTAATACGTCTGTCTTGCTTTGTGAATGGAGTCCAGAAGATAGGTTTCTCTCAGCTCATCTCCTTTTGCCATTTGCTTTGCAAGTTTATCAGAAGCTTCACTGAATGCATAACTTTTGGCATTCCTTTCTACTTTAGAAGTAAAAAACGTGAAAGAAAGCTGGAAGAGACAAACAATCGCAAAAGCAATAGCAAAAAACTTAATAGCACCTTTACTTTGCATTTGGTATGTATTTTAGGATTACTTCAAATTTTTGAGGGTGCAAAAATAGAATATTATTTGTTAATTAACAATTTCGCAAGGCATTATTTTGAAGCATGCAGCTTGCAGCCTGCAGATTGCAACCTGCAGCCATCTGTTAGTTTTTACAGACACACACATTTTTATAAATATCTTCCAGGAATGAGGTAATTTTTCACATAATCGGCAATTCCTGATTCGAGGGAGTGAAATTTACCGGGATAACCTGTGGAAAGAAGTTTTTCCATTCGTGCTTCTGTAAAATACTGATATTTATCCCTGATGTCGGCGGGTGTGTCGATGAAATCGATCTGGGGTTGAACTCCCATTGCGGAAAAGGTTGCTTTTGCGAGGTCGAGAAAAGTTCTGGCTTTACCTGTTCCCAGATTGTAAATGCCGTTTTCCGGTCGGTTTTCCATGAAATGCAGAAGAACATCCACCACATCTTTAACATAAATAAAATCCCTCAGTTGTTCTCCGTCACGGTATCCGTCCTTGTGTGACCGGAAGAGTCTGACTCTCCCGGTTTCCTGGATTTGCCTGAAGGCATGGAAAATGACGGATGCCATCCTGCCTTTATGGTATTCGTTGGGGCCATATACATTAAAGAATTTAAACCCGGCCCAGCATGGAGGTTGTTCCTGTTGCTTTAAAACCCAGATATCGAACTCATTTTTCGAATCCCCGTAAGGATTCAGTGGTTTGAGAAGGGGAATAAGCTTATGGTCATCTTCATATCCATGTTCTCCCAGACCGTATGTAGCAGCGGAGGAGGCATAGATAAGCGGGACCTGATGCATGGTGCAATATTCCCACACCATCCTGGAATACCCCGTGTTTAGCCTATCAAATACTTTTTTGTCGAATTCTGTTGTATCGGTTCGGGCGCCGATATGGAAAAAGAAATCCGTTCTGATGTTTTCTTTTTTCAGCCTGGAAAAGAGCTCGTCCCGGTTAATCTTTATCAGACCCGATATATTCTGTAGATTTATATTCTTTTCTTGTCGTGAAAACTCATCTACAGCAATGATATTATCATAACCCCGGCTGTTCAGATAACTTATGACAATGCTTCCAATGAATCCTGCGGCTCCGGTAACTATGATGGTTTTCATTTCCATGACGATTAATTTTCTTTACTGTTGGATGGTAATTCGAGACCATATCCCGAATGTTTGTCATCCCACTTCAGGAGGAATGCAAAGATCACGCCCAGCACACCGAAAATTACGAACATAAGGATTGTGGGAGTATAATTAAGTTGTGCACCGGCTTCTATCATTTCGGGTGTAACACCAGGATTCGTGGAATCGAGTATGGTTCCAGCCAGGATGGGAACGGCAAAAAGCCCCAGGTTCTGCAATGAAAACATGGCCCCGTAAGCGGTCCCAATACGTGCTTCCGGCACTATCTTGGCTACAGAAGGCCACATAGCTGCGGGTACCAGCGAAAAGGCTATTCCCAGTAATATCATGAGTACGTATGGATTAAAACCTGTCAAACCAAATAAAAGGTGAATTATGATGAGCATCACTGAGCCATAGATCATCATAGACGCACTCTTACCGATCTTGTCGACAAATAATCCGAATAAGGGAGTAAACACCACTGTGCCGAACGGCAGGAAGGATGCCACCAGTCCTGCTGTTTCTCTTGAAATACCGTATTTATGGTAAATAAAATCGGGGGCATATTTAAGAAACGGGAATACAGCAGCATAGAAAGTAACGCAAAGTGCAGTGATAAAAAGAAATGAGCGGTTGGTAAACAGTTTTTTCAGATCGCTGAAGTGGAATTCCTCGTCTTTTGATAAAAGCCTTTCCGAATCTTTTACCTGCCTGTCAAGTTTGATATCATACATCATATAAATCAGGAATCCTAAAAAGCCGATCAGCAGTAACATCACCCCAAACCACACCGGGGTTGTGTAGTTGAAAGCCTGAGCCATACTTTCCGGAAGCACAAAAGCCAGTGCCGTGCCTATCCTCGCTAGTGCCAGGTTTATTCCAAAGGCCAGGGCAATCTCATAACCTTTAAACCATTTTACCAGGATCTTGCTTGTTACTACGATACTGGTTTCTGCTCCCAGTCCAAAGATCAGCATACCAAGCGACATCATTTTCACTTCCGGGGAATAACCTGTAAGGAAGGAGCTCATAAATTTGTAGCCTATACCTCCCTGATGGAAATAATCCGAAGCTCCGTAAGCAGTTAGGGATGCCCCGATAAGCATGAATACTGCAAACAGAAATCCTGTAGGCCGTATCCCCAGTTTATCGAGAATTATCCCCCCAAGGATGGCCATCAGGAGGAAAGTATTGGGGAATGCATAGAAACCAACGATGATACCGTAATCCTGGGACGACATGTTCAGATGCTCCTGCAGTGTGGCTTTGAGCGGACTTAAAACATCATAAAAGAAATAGTTAGCAGCCATGAGAAAGCTAACAAGCAGCATCATAGCCCAGCGGGTGCCAGGATAATCGCGTAGAACTTTTGAAATATGATTCATATATCCTGATTTGGGAATGCCGCCCAAAAGTACAACTAATAATTCAAAAATATGGGGCATCATGGATTGAACCGGTTGTCAAATTAATATTATCTTTGTTGCGTAAACCAAAGAAGCTATCCATTAAATCTTTAGTTATGAATTTATTACCACGAATTTCTATTCTGTTTCTTGCCATTATTTTTATGGGAATAGGACAACAGGCCTTGGGGCAACGCAGCGAGGGAGGCTTACCCCCGAGTTTTTTGATAAGCGGCCTGGATAATACATTTGATACCAGGGCATTTCCGGCACCGGATATGAATGCAATCTATGCTGAGGATGAACAGAATGCCGTTGACGCGTTTCCGAAGCCATACCGGGTAGGTGTGTCTGTCCCGGTAAATCTGAGTATAGAGAATTCAGGAACCTGGACTGAGTTGCCGGACGGGGATAAGATATGGAGACTTACTCTTGTTTCCGAAGGAGCTATGGCCCTGGGCGTTTATTACGATGATTTCTGGCTGCCTTATGGTGGCAAGCTCTTCCTGTATAATGAAAAGAAGGATCAGGTGATTGGCGCTTTTACCGAAGAGAACAACAATCCCGACTGTATGTTTGCTACACAGCTTGTGCAGGGCGATAAAGTTACCCTTGAGTATTACCATCCGGCAGGCACGGAGATAATGCCCAATCTTGCAATTTCAGAAATTGCATATAATTACCGTGGTGTTAGTTTTGATTACGTTGAAAAGGGTGGGTCGCTATGGTGTATGATCAATATTATTTGTTCACCTGAAGGTGATAACTGGCAGGACGAAAAGAAGGGTGTGGTGAAGCAGTATATGAAGATCGGTTGGGGTTACTATTTGTGTACAGGATCACTGATCAATAATACAGCACAGGATAAAACACCATACGTACTTACAGCTTTCCACTGCGGTGAAGGGGCGACGGTAGCTGATATGAACCAGTGGGTGTTCTATTATAATTATGAATCATCAACATGTACAGGAAACTGGGGTCCATCGACACAGTCACAAACCGGTTGTGCCAAGAAAGCTGAAGGGGATTACGAGCCCGGTTCCGATTTTCTGCTGTTACAGCTAAATTATGGTGTTCCGGCATCGTACAGTCCTTATTTCAATGGTTGGGACAGAAGGAATGTTCCTGCCGACAGCGGTGTCAGTATTCACCATCCTGCCGGCGACATAAAGAAAATATCCACTTTTACTCTTCCTGCCGCATCATCACAGTGGAACAACTACGGTGTTTTGTCGCACTGGAGGGTATGGTGGGCAGAAACGACGCACGGCACCTCTATCACAGAGGGTGGTTCATCCGGTTCTCCTTTGTTTAATCAGGATGGTCGTATCGTGGGTGACCTCACCGGGGGCCCACCTGACGACTGCGAGGATCCGCTTTACAGTCTTTACGGTAAGCTTTCTTATTCGTGGGATCAAATGGGCAGCCTGCCTTCACAGCAATTAAAACCCTGGCTTGATCCGCTGAATACCGGTGTAGAGGTATGGGATGGAATGTATAATCCCACTGCACCTTCCCCCGGCTTTTCTGCCGATGTTACCAGTTTGCAGCCCGGGGAATCCGTTCAGTTTACTGATATGACAGCAGGTAACTGCACCGAATGGGAATGGACCTTTGAAGGAGGGGATCCGGCAACATATTCCGGGCAAAATCCTCCGTTGGTAACCTATGCCGCTGCCGGCCGTTTTGATGTATCACTCACAACCTCCAGTTCAGCCGGTTCAGCTACCAAAGACAGCCTCGAGATGATCATTGTCGGGGCGCCTGAAACCGACTTTACTGCTAATAATACCTACCTGCAGAATGGAGAGTCGGTCAATTTTGAAGATATCTCTTCTAACGATCCCATCGAGTGGTTATGGGAGTTTCCCGGAGGAGTTCCTGAGACATCCACCGATCAGGATCCCCAGGGAATACAATACGATGAGACCGGAAACTATAATGTGACTCTCACTGCTACAAACCAATATGGCGACGATATGTTGGTAAAAGAGGCTTATATCACGGTTGGAGGACCTTTCGCCGAATTTGAAGCCGATCAGACATCAATTCTTGCCGGAGAATCGGTCACTTTTGCTGACCTCTCGATCAATGACCCAACAAACTGGTCATGGAAATTCTTCGGAGGATCGCCGGGAGCATACACAGGTCAAACACCTCCGGCTGTTACCTATAATAACCCGGGAGAATATGACGTCAAACTAACCGTTTCCAATGATCTGGGTTCACATTACATCCAGAAATCCGGGTATATCATTGTTGGTGGTGTCGGAGTGAATGAGTTCCAGGGTGAAGATCCCGTGGTAATCTTCCCCAATCCATCCAAAGGCAATTTTACCGTTAAAGTGGAAGAAGGCATCAATCGTGCTATCATACATGTTATCAATGCCATTGGCCTTGAGGTGAGCAGAACCATTCTCGAAGAAGGAAATACCCAGGTGACCCTTGACCTTAGCGGGGAAGCCAACGGTATTTACTTCCTGCGATTGGAATATGACGGAAAATCATCGAATCATAAACTATATCTGATGAAATAGCAGATATTTTTATCAGGAAAGGCTGCCTGCTTCACCGGAAAACAATCCGGTAAAATCAGGCAGCCTTTTTTTATATTTGCAATATTGATAACGGCGAGTATGAAACGATCCCAAAAGACATTTTTTTGTTTTCTTGTTGCGTGGTTCCTGGTGCCGGAGATAATATCCGGACAGATTTCTCATGGGGGGCAACCTCTTAGTATAATTTGGAAATCAGCCAATGAGCAAGTGGTTTTCCAGGAATTCAACGCACCTTATATTGAACCAGACACTCGTGAAAAATTACCACCAAAGGTTGGGGTAACCATTGCCGTTTCGCTAAGACCGGAGAACTCAGGCCGTTGGGATGTATTTCCTGATGGACAGGGCATATGGCGATTGGGGATCAGGGTACGAGGTGCACTTGGGCTCGGATTGTATTATTCTTCCTTCAGGATTCCGGAAGGAGGAAGGCTGTTTGTTTATACGCCGGATTACTCAAAGATCATAGGTGCATTTACACAGGATAACAACACGGAAAGGGGTTTGTTTGCTACGGAACTGATACCTGGAGATGAATTGATCCTGGAATATAACGGACCGACAGCGACAGTGAATGATCTTATGCTGGAGGTGAACGAGATATTGTATGCTTACCAGAACCTAGGTGATTTACGCGGGTTTGGTGATTCCGGCCCCTGCGAGGTTAATGTAAACTGTCCGGAAGGCAATGCCTGGAAAGATGAAAAGCGGGGCGTGGCAAAGATCATTTTGAAGGAAGGAGGATCGGCATACCTGTGCACAGGATCGCTGGTTAATAATGTGCGGCAGGATAGCACGCCATACTTCCTTACTGCAAACCATTGTGGACCCGATGCTTCAACCGGGGATTATTCGCAGTGGGTATTTTATTTTAACTACGAAGCCGCAGGTTGTGAAAATCCATTGATCAGCCCTCTTTCACAGACGATCACAGGGTCAACACTAATAGCAAAAGGATATAATAATCCATCGTTGGGGTCGGATTTTAAATTGCTGTTGCTTGGAGATGATTTGCCCGAAAGTTACAATCCCTATTTCAATGGATGGAACCGTAACAACAGCAGCAGCGAAAGCGGGGTAGGGATTCATCATCCCAAAGGCGATATAAAAAAGATATCAACTTACACCGAACCTTTGATATCCAGCGAATACAATTCCGGAGGCACCAGTCCTGATGCTATGTACTGGAGGGTTGTATGGGCGGAAACAGTTTCAGGTCATGGGGTTACGGAGGGTGGTTCTTCAGGCTCGCCGATTTTCAACGAGCAGCATCAGATAGCAGGAACCCTGACTGGAGGAGCTGCTTCCTGTCAGAATACTTCGGGTCCGGACTATTATGGAAAGTTTAGCTGGCATTGGGAGTCAAATGGCAGCATATCTTCCACCCAGCTCAAACCCTGGCTCGATCCTGATAATACAGGAGTAACGGAACTTGAAGGTTTTGGTTATGGAAATATTCTCTCAGCCGGGTTTTATGCTGATAAGATTGCGATCACCACGGGTGATTATGTTACTTTTCTGGATCAATCATCGGGTAAGCCGGCGTTCTGGGACTGGTATTTTGAGGCGGGCAATCCGGGGAGCTCCACCATCCATGATTCTATTAATGTAGGCTATAACAGTGTTGGCAGGTATGATGTACGACTTGCCATCAGCGACGGAATTTTCTCCGATACTCTCGTGAAAAGGGATTATATTGAAGTAAGAGCTTTGTTTTATCCCAATCCTGCTGTGGATCACTTTTATATGGATCTTGGCAGGGATAGAGCTACTTCTGTCATCCTGGAATTTTATGATATAACCGGCCGCATGGTAAAAGAACTCCATGAGGAGCAATCATCGAATCTTTACAGGATACAATTGCCCGAATTGCGTGAGGGTATGTATTTTGTGAAGTATAAGGTCGATGAAAAAGAGTTTGATCCTGAAAAGCTTATCATCCTGAACTGAAAATCTTCGGAATTGTGAATTAATTCTGTTCCCCGTTGTTATGAAGGGTATAATTGTCCCATCTGTTAATCACTTCCTGCATATCCTGAGGTAATTCCGAATCTATGAATACCGGTTTTCCTGTAACAGGATGATTGAATCTCAGGGATTTTGCGTGTAAAGCCTGACGGGGTAGTATTTTAAAACAATTTTCTACAAACTGCCTGTACCGGGTGAAGGTGGTGCCTTTCAGTATTGCATTACCACCATAGGTTTCATCATTGAACAAGGGATGTCCAGCATGCTTGAAATGAACCCTGATCTGATGTGTTCTGCCTGTCTCGAGAGTACATTCCACTAAGGTTACATAACGGAAGCGCTTTAAAACCCTGTAATGAGTTATAGCATGTTTGCCTTTGTCTTCTTCTTCCGTTACCGTGAATATCTTCCGGTCTTTGTTACTGCGTGTGATATTTCCGGTAATGGTTCCTTCATCATTTCCCGGATCTCCCCATACCAGGGCAATATATCTGCGGTCGAGATCGTGATCAAAAAAGATCTTTGCCAGTTTTGACTGCACAATTTCATTTTTTGCTACTACCATGATGCCTGTAGTGTCTTTGTCAATACGGTGCACGAGGTATGGGAAAGCTTCGGGGTCGCCGCTTTGCTTGCGCATATAATAAGTAAGGGCATTCACCAGGGTACCAGTGTAGTTTCCGTATGCGGGGTGAACTACCATTCCGGCTTGTTTGTTGATGAAGATCAGGTCATTATCTTCATAGGCTATATCAATAGGTATATCCTGAGGAATGATCTCTATTTCCCTTGGAGGGTAGGATAGAACGATAGATATAACATCTTCGGGTTTGACCTTATAGTTAGGTTTAACAGCCTGCTCATTCACCAGGATGTTACCTGCGCGGGAAGCATTCTGGATCTTGTTCCTGGATGCATTTTGGATCTTATACATCAGGAATTTGTCAATTCTGAGCAAGCTTTGCCCTTTATCCACCACAAAGCAGTAATGTTCATAAAGATCCTGTTCTTCTTCGCGGATATCAGGTCTTTCATCCATGTGCAAGGCAATCTTAGCGGCTGATAATCACTTTCCCGGTAAACGCTTTACCGGTTTCGGGGATTAAAACCCTGATTATGTATAATCCTTCAGGTAGTCCTGATACATTAAGTGTTTCGTTGTAAGGCATCACAAGAACCCTTTCTCCAACAACATTGAATACCTCAAGTACAGGACTGTAATCAGAAAGGCTGGATTCCAGGATAATATGGATAAGGTCTCCTGAAGCAGGGTTTGGATAAATGC
Encoded proteins:
- the secDF gene encoding protein translocase subunit SecDF; translation: MQSKGAIKFFAIAFAIVCLFQLSFTFFTSKVERNAKSYAFSEASDKLAKQMAKGDELRETYLLDSIHKARQTYYLDSMSNQVVYDILLREYTYQETKEREINLGLDLKGGMNVTMEINVGDIVNALSGYSQNPTFVEVLNRTYYKQRSSTKDFVSLFGETWDEVAPTESMAAVFNIVELKDKISYNSTNAEVLDVIREETEGAIDRSFNILRTRIDRFGVTQPNIQKLATSGRILVELPGIKDPARVRKLLQGTAKLEFWETYDLPEVINYLVESNRRLRTIMGTEEITNENRPEGEDIEALQNDQRETLTTEETVDTEGGALITETTITEEDTAAGSSLLDQIESDTSLSAQDRSFEDYAKENPLFAFLLVNIDQENRPIQSATVGYAAIKDTARINTMLKRTRTIFPRDLKLTWTVKPRQEGSNILELVALKATGRNNSAALGGDVIVDARQDYSQTGQVEVTMAMNGEGARVWKRITGENIGKQVAIVLDGYVYSYPNVNDEIPNGRSSITGIGSIEEAKDLANILKAGKLPAPARIVEEAVVGPSLGREAITSGLWSFVLAFSLVLLYMILYYNRAGWIADLALLTNIFFIFGILASLGAVLTLPGIAGIVLTLGMAVDANVIIYERIREEIRAGKGIRLAISDGYKNAYSAIIDGNVTTLLTGIVLYVFGTGPVQGFATTLIIGILSSLFSAIFISRLIFNWLLDKNKEINFDNSITRNILANAKFDFLKMRRGAYIFSSVIIIIGIASLFVRGLNFGIDFSGGRTYVVRFDQPVNTADIRTALTAEFDNVAPEVKTFGPTTQVKITTKYMIDDESPAIDSIIQTKLYSGLKPFFQKNDLAYKTFATDVETSDKLIGILSSQKVGPTIADDIRNKAILAVFFALVIIFVYIAIRFKRWQFGLAGVIALFHDSMITIGLFSLFYNVLPFSLEIDQAFIAAILTIIGYSINDTVIIFDRIREYNFLYPKKELSVNINNALNSTLGRTLNTAGTTIVVLLAIFIFGGEIIRGFTFALLIGIVIGTYSSLFNASPIAYDLLTRRKTKTLKKK
- the rfaD gene encoding ADP-glyceromanno-heptose 6-epimerase, which translates into the protein MKTIIVTGAAGFIGSIVISYLNSRGYDNIIAVDEFSRQEKNINLQNISGLIKINRDELFSRLKKENIRTDFFFHIGARTDTTEFDKKVFDRLNTGYSRMVWEYCTMHQVPLIYASSAATYGLGEHGYEDDHKLIPLLKPLNPYGDSKNEFDIWVLKQQEQPPCWAGFKFFNVYGPNEYHKGRMASVIFHAFRQIQETGRVRLFRSHKDGYRDGEQLRDFIYVKDVVDVLLHFMENRPENGIYNLGTGKARTFLDLAKATFSAMGVQPQIDFIDTPADIRDKYQYFTEARMEKLLSTGYPGKFHSLESGIADYVKNYLIPGRYL
- a CDS encoding MFS transporter, with product MNHISKVLRDYPGTRWAMMLLVSFLMAANYFFYDVLSPLKATLQEHLNMSSQDYGIIVGFYAFPNTFLLMAILGGIILDKLGIRPTGFLFAVFMLIGASLTAYGASDYFHQGGIGYKFMSSFLTGYSPEVKMMSLGMLIFGLGAETSIVVTSKILVKWFKGYEIALAFGINLALARIGTALAFVLPESMAQAFNYTTPVWFGVMLLLIGFLGFLIYMMYDIKLDRQVKDSERLLSKDEEFHFSDLKKLFTNRSFLFITALCVTFYAAVFPFLKYAPDFIYHKYGISRETAGLVASFLPFGTVVFTPLFGLFVDKIGKSASMMIYGSVMLIIIHLLFGLTGFNPYVLMILLGIAFSLVPAAMWPSVAKIVPEARIGTAYGAMFSLQNLGLFAVPILAGTILDSTNPGVTPEMIEAGAQLNYTPTILMFVIFGVLGVIFAFLLKWDDKHSGYGLELPSNSKEN
- a CDS encoding PKD domain-containing protein, whose product is MNLLPRISILFLAIIFMGIGQQALGQRSEGGLPPSFLISGLDNTFDTRAFPAPDMNAIYAEDEQNAVDAFPKPYRVGVSVPVNLSIENSGTWTELPDGDKIWRLTLVSEGAMALGVYYDDFWLPYGGKLFLYNEKKDQVIGAFTEENNNPDCMFATQLVQGDKVTLEYYHPAGTEIMPNLAISEIAYNYRGVSFDYVEKGGSLWCMINIICSPEGDNWQDEKKGVVKQYMKIGWGYYLCTGSLINNTAQDKTPYVLTAFHCGEGATVADMNQWVFYYNYESSTCTGNWGPSTQSQTGCAKKAEGDYEPGSDFLLLQLNYGVPASYSPYFNGWDRRNVPADSGVSIHHPAGDIKKISTFTLPAASSQWNNYGVLSHWRVWWAETTHGTSITEGGSSGSPLFNQDGRIVGDLTGGPPDDCEDPLYSLYGKLSYSWDQMGSLPSQQLKPWLDPLNTGVEVWDGMYNPTAPSPGFSADVTSLQPGESVQFTDMTAGNCTEWEWTFEGGDPATYSGQNPPLVTYAAAGRFDVSLTTSSSAGSATKDSLEMIIVGAPETDFTANNTYLQNGESVNFEDISSNDPIEWLWEFPGGVPETSTDQDPQGIQYDETGNYNVTLTATNQYGDDMLVKEAYITVGGPFAEFEADQTSILAGESVTFADLSINDPTNWSWKFFGGSPGAYTGQTPPAVTYNNPGEYDVKLTVSNDLGSHYIQKSGYIIVGGVGVNEFQGEDPVVIFPNPSKGNFTVKVEEGINRAIIHVINAIGLEVSRTILEEGNTQVTLDLSGEANGIYFLRLEYDGKSSNHKLYLMK
- a CDS encoding T9SS type A sorting domain-containing protein, whose translation is MKRSQKTFFCFLVAWFLVPEIISGQISHGGQPLSIIWKSANEQVVFQEFNAPYIEPDTREKLPPKVGVTIAVSLRPENSGRWDVFPDGQGIWRLGIRVRGALGLGLYYSSFRIPEGGRLFVYTPDYSKIIGAFTQDNNTERGLFATELIPGDELILEYNGPTATVNDLMLEVNEILYAYQNLGDLRGFGDSGPCEVNVNCPEGNAWKDEKRGVAKIILKEGGSAYLCTGSLVNNVRQDSTPYFLTANHCGPDASTGDYSQWVFYFNYEAAGCENPLISPLSQTITGSTLIAKGYNNPSLGSDFKLLLLGDDLPESYNPYFNGWNRNNSSSESGVGIHHPKGDIKKISTYTEPLISSEYNSGGTSPDAMYWRVVWAETVSGHGVTEGGSSGSPIFNEQHQIAGTLTGGAASCQNTSGPDYYGKFSWHWESNGSISSTQLKPWLDPDNTGVTELEGFGYGNILSAGFYADKIAITTGDYVTFLDQSSGKPAFWDWYFEAGNPGSSTIHDSINVGYNSVGRYDVRLAISDGIFSDTLVKRDYIEVRALFYPNPAVDHFYMDLGRDRATSVILEFYDITGRMVKELHEEQSSNLYRIQLPELREGMYFVKYKVDEKEFDPEKLIILN
- a CDS encoding RluA family pseudouridine synthase, which gives rise to MDERPDIREEEQDLYEHYCFVVDKGQSLLRIDKFLMYKIQNASRNKIQNASRAGNILVNEQAVKPNYKVKPEDVISIVLSYPPREIEIIPQDIPIDIAYEDNDLIFINKQAGMVVHPAYGNYTGTLVNALTYYMRKQSGDPEAFPYLVHRIDKDTTGIMVVAKNEIVQSKLAKIFFDHDLDRRYIALVWGDPGNDEGTITGNITRSNKDRKIFTVTEEEDKGKHAITHYRVLKRFRYVTLVECTLETGRTHQIRVHFKHAGHPLFNDETYGGNAILKGTTFTRYRQFVENCFKILPRQALHAKSLRFNHPVTGKPVFIDSELPQDMQEVINRWDNYTLHNNGEQN